The following proteins are encoded in a genomic region of Amphiura filiformis chromosome 11, Afil_fr2py, whole genome shotgun sequence:
- the LOC140164136 gene encoding metabotropic glutamate receptor 3-like has translation MLSMMSSYRLHIATIFYAIFFFSSSIISPTTCSRIGSECLVHFKDGDFILGGIIPIYRTINQSCDGPIMERHGVPKVETMAYAVEMINRRSDILPNITLGYEIRNDCREEDTTLWTTLTLADPCGDKTFQRQCPLRSRFNNRDRESRTVVGIIGPGSSATSLFVARAAAIFEVPTIAYSASSDELSDINRFPYFVRTVPPDSLQARVIIDLLLRYDWKYIALYFSMDSYGSNGAEQVRKLAYDKGICIAINTPIPTVVVETEWDDIVFDLNTSSNISVAVVFSLSVPASAFIGAISKRNHTRRITFIGSDDLAGNNVIDTGAGSIVHGSLFVRVHSHPNHNFRQYWNRLEDSNIKTSPWYQEFTDYWKNRHNCSRMASCPFPPVSESTVINGVIAFAYALDATISKSCQRTPSSCNATLNGQILRDNLLNVSFQTDDGIFAFNANGETSGTYDIMNLQKHDGKYVFKEIGQWNEGGFFNFEDIQWGPAEGANNETPISVCRETCKPGFISVPLEKRCCFGCSSCPNDSIVINKTVCQKCPFKQWPNMNFTQCEPLMPDYLDWNESAIVIIILCSCMGIMLTMLVAVEFIINRERPLIKATSRELSTIIMCGLLLSFMTPFVIAAPPSYSSCKISEIFTAFSFLLIFGPTSLKVIRIFRIFRSGKKSASRLQLISPSDQICLLSGLVFCSGKYRWLMLS, from the coding sequence ATGCTGAGCATGATGTCTTCATACAGGCTCCATATTGCTACAATCTTCTACGCTATCTTCTTCTTTTCCTCGTCTATCATTTCACCAACAACATGTTCTCGCATCGGTAGCGAATGTCTTGTACATTTCAAAGATGGCGACTTTATTCTTGGTGGTATAATCCCAATCTATCGGACTATCAATCAATCATGCGACGGGCCAATTATGGAGAGACACGGAGTCCCGAAAGTAGAAACCATGGCATACGCAGTGGAAATGATAAACAGGAGATCAGATATCTTACCTAACATAACTCTTGGATATGAAATCAGGAATGACTGTAGAGAGGAAGACACTACTCTGTGGACTACTTTGACATTAGCAGATCCTTGCGGAGACAAAACATTTCAACGCCAGTGTCCACTTCGTAGTCGATTCAATAACAGAGACCGAGAAAGCCGCACAGTTGTTGGTATCATAGGGCCAGGAAGCAGCGCAACTAGTCTCTTTGTCGCGAGAGCTGCAGCAATATTTGAAGTTCCAACCATTGCATACTCCGCTTCGAGCGATGAGCTTAGTGATATAAATCGCTTTCCGTATTTTGTCCGGACGGTGCCACCGGACAGCCTTCAAGCCAGAGTTATTATTGATCTTTTATTGCGGTACGACTGGAAATACATAGCACTTTACTTTTCAATGGATAGTTACGGCAGCAATGGAGCCGAACAAGTTCGCAAATTAGCCTATGACAAAGGCATATGTATCGCAATTAATACTCCTATACCAACCGTTGTTGTCGAAACCGAATGGGATGACATTGTGTTCGACCTAAATACTTCCTCGAATATATCTGTTGCAGTAGTGTTCAGCTTATCGGTTCCAGCGAGTGCTTTCATAGGGGCAATTTCAAAAAGGAACCATACTCGTAGAATAACGTTCATTGGGAGTGACGATTTAGCTGGAAATAATGTTATTGATACAGGCGCCGGGAGTATAGTGCATGGGAGTCTGTTTGTACGCGTCCATAGCCATCCGAACCACAATTTTCGACAATACTGGAATCGCCTCGAAGATAGTAACATCAAGACCAGTCCTTGGTATCAAGAGTTTACCGATTATTGGAAAAATCGCCACAATTGTTCCAGAATGGCATCATGTCCATTTCCACCAGTGTCAGAGTCTACTGTAATCAATGGGGTAATCGCGTTTGCGTACGCTTTGGATGCAACCATTTCTAAGAGCTGTCAAAGGACTCCTTCCTCCTGCAATGCTACTTTGAATGGTCAAATTCTGAGGGATAATCTTCTAAACGTATCATTCCAAACCGACGACGGAATATTTGCTTTTAACGCAAACGGTGAGACTTCAGGAACGTACGATATTATGAATTTACAAAAACACGATGGAAAATATGTCTTCAAGGAAATCGGACAATGGAATGAAGGCGGCTTCTTCAATTTTGAAGATATACAGTGGGGTCCGGCAGAAGGGGCAAATAACGAAACACCGATTTCTGTCTGTAGAGAGACGTGTAAGCCAGGATTTATATCTGTACCATTAGAGAAACGATGTTGTTTTGGTTGTAGCAGCTGTCCTAATGACTCAATAGTGATCAATAAAACTGTTTGCCAAAAGTGTCCTTTCAAGCAATGGCCTAATATGAACTTCACTCAATGTGAGCCACTTATGCCGGACTATCTCGATTGGAATGAGTCTGCCATAGTGATCATTATATTGTGTTCGTGTATGGGTATCATGTTGACAATGCTAGTAGCAGTTGAATTTATCATTAACAGAGAGCGTCCTCTGATCAAAGCTACTAGTAGAGAACTCTCCACAATCATCATGTGCGGACTATTGTTATCCTTTATGACCCCTTTTGTGATAGCGGCACCACCGTCTTATTCATCGTGTAAGATATCAGAAATTTTCACGGCGTTTTCGTTTCTCCTAATTTTTGGACCAACTTCGTTGAAGGTGATCAGGATATTTCGAATATTCAGAAGTGGTAAGAAGTCGGCAAGTCGTCTCCAATTAATCAGTCCGTCTGATCAGATTTGTTTACTTTCTGGGTTGGTTTTTTGTTCAGGTAAATATAGATGGTTAATGTTATCATAA
- the LOC140163989 gene encoding substance-K receptor-like: MHTFNTSNTTVVYPGTSDGETNVFDETGCASTINFSFVPDTVIDEQLLYSESVRILTTYIIPLILTFGLLGNISFLFTLARVQSMRTITNAYLANLSIADLCFIIFVGLRYIWTIANSPYVFTNPFNQDAGCILMDGTVSLAYFASIGIVNLVSYERYLAICHPLKYRYFNSHKRTAKMVGITWLVAFAFAASMAPDSIHAECVRVLWPDRQQYHNLPRVLYRCVSISPIFMNYPIILRAVCFLITFCTNVVFYTLIVNTLMKRKVISNTMQQSQTPNQLQKVNTQVARMLLLNATAFFLCLTPYQLYGLQRVFENLSDGRLNLLTRDQSSTLFWISTTLNCINASINPVIYNIVNTKYRRALMDVFRCCRVSVYNQNKSNSPMTPL; this comes from the coding sequence ATGCATACATTTAACACTTCTAATACAACTGTAGTTTACCCAGGCACCTCAGATGGAGAGACTAACGTGTTTGACGAAACTGGCTGTGCTTCGACTATTAATTTCAGCTTTGTACCTGATACCGTCATTGATGAGCAGCTGTTATACTCGGAATCTGTGCGCATACTTACCACATACATCATACCATTAATACTGACCTTCGGGCTTCTTGGCAACATCTCTTTTCTCTTCACTCTGGCACGTGTACAAAGCATGAGAACTATCACCAATGCGTATCTGGCGAATCTTTCCATAGCTGATCTTTGCTTTATTATCTTCGTCGGTCTTCGCTACATCTGGACAATCGCTAATTCGCCATATGTGTTCACGAATCCATTCAATCAAGACGCAGGTTGTATCTTGATGGATGGCACCGTGTCCCTCGCCTACTTTGCATCCATCGGTATAGTAAATTTGGTGAGCTATGAAAGGTACTTAGCTATTTGTCACCCACTTAAGTACAGATATTTTAATAGTCATAAACGCACGGCTAAGATGGTTGGTATTACATGGCTTGTCGCATTTGCGTTTGCTGCTTCAATGGCACCTGACTCTATTCACGCAGAGTGTGTCCGTGTACTATGGCCCGATCGCCAGCAGTATCATAATTTACCAAGAGTGTTGTATAGGTGCGTTTCAATTTCGCCAATTTTTATGAATTATCCAATAATTTTACGAGCGGTCTGTTTTCTTATCACATTCTGCACCAATGTTGTGTTCTACACGCTGATTGTTAATACTTTGATGAAACGCAAAGTTATAAGTAACACTATGCAGCAATCTCAGACGCCGAATCAATTACAGAAGGTTAACACTCAAGTTGCACGCATGTTGCTTCTCAACGCTACGGCTTTCTTTTTATGCTTGACACCATATCAACTTTACGGGCTTCAGAGAGTTTTTGAGAATCTAAGTGATGGGAGACTCAATCTTCTGACAAGGGATCAGAGTTCGACTTTGTTCTGGATTTCAACGACTTTGAATTGTATCAATGCTTCGATTAATCCTGTAATATATAATATCGTTAACACAAAATATAGGAGAGCGTTAATGGATGTATTTCGATGCTGTCGTGTATCTGTATATAATCAGAATAAAAGTAATTCGCCGATGACACCGCTATAG